The genomic window AATCTTTCCAAATCTCTACGAATGGCTTTTTTTATAATTTTTAACCGAATATCCTTTTCATTTAACAATCCTAAATCAAAAGCTGAGTATCCTAAAACCAAGGCTGTATGCATTTTTTCACCCTTTCTGTTGACCTTTGTGGTATAATAAAGTGATGTTATTGTACCAATAAGGAGGATTATGGTCAACTATCCACATAAACTTTCATCTAAACCAAGTAAAACTTCTCTGCCCCAAACTAAAAATTTCGCAAATCGAGGGATGAGCTTTGAAAAGATGATAAATGCTACGAACGACTACTATCTATCACATGGAATAGCAGTCATTCACAAAAAGCCAACCCCAGTTCAGATAGTTCGAGTCGACTACCCTCAACGGAGTCGCGCTAAAATTGTCGAAGCCTATTTTAGACAGGCTTCAACTACTGACTACTCGGGTGTTTATGAAGGATTTTATATCGATTTCGAAGCCAAGGAAACCAGACAAAAAAATGCTTTCCCGATGAAGAACTTCCATTCTCATCAGATTTTGCATATGGAACAGGTTCTTGAACAAAAGGGTATATGCTTCGTCTTAATCCACTTTTCTTCTTATCAGGAGACATATTTATTACCGGCGATTGACCTCATCCATTTTTATCATCAGGATATGGGAAAAAAATCAATGCCGCTTGATTATATTCGAGATCATGGTTATGTGATTGAGCAACAAGCCTTTCCTCAAATACCATACCTCGATATCGTCAAACAACATTTACTAGGTGGTAAAACAATATGAATAAACATTTTTTCTGGCGCATTGCTAAATATCTAGGAATTGGATTTTTAGCAGCTTTTATTGCTGCAATATTGATTGGTGGAAGTGTCTTCTTCTACTATGTATCTAAAGCACCAGAACTTTCTGAAAGCAAACTTGTCGCAACAACTTCAAGTAAAATTTACGACAGTAAAAACGAATTGGTTGCTGACTTAGGAGCAGAGCGTCGTGTTAATGCTCAAAGCAGTGACATTCCTATTGAACTTGTAAATGCAATAGTATCAATTGAAGATCATCGCTTCTTTAATCACAGAGGAATCGA from Streptococcus sp. oral taxon 061 includes these protein-coding regions:
- the recU gene encoding Holliday junction resolvase RecU codes for the protein MVNYPHKLSSKPSKTSLPQTKNFANRGMSFEKMINATNDYYLSHGIAVIHKKPTPVQIVRVDYPQRSRAKIVEAYFRQASTTDYSGVYEGFYIDFEAKETRQKNAFPMKNFHSHQILHMEQVLEQKGICFVLIHFSSYQETYLLPAIDLIHFYHQDMGKKSMPLDYIRDHGYVIEQQAFPQIPYLDIVKQHLLGGKTI